The following proteins are co-located in the Phyllostomus discolor isolate MPI-MPIP mPhyDis1 chromosome 1, mPhyDis1.pri.v3, whole genome shotgun sequence genome:
- the MNS1 gene encoding meiosis-specific nuclear structural protein 1: MDSKRRMSFSERHQNLVDKNLSKQFHVESLKKIGNQVRSQMVQNENEARAEHKRFLRLLQNEQHELDMEEAIQKAEENKRLKELQREQEEKLAVELARLKHASLKDEKMRQQVRENSIELRELEKKLKAAYMNKERAAQIAEKDAIKYEQMKRDAEIAQTMMAEHERIVKEESAAEDRRNKVKTQYSLDLEKQLEEQEKKKQEAYEQLLKEKLMIDEIVRKIYEEDQLERQQELEKKNATRRYIEEFQKEQALWRKKKREEMEEENRKIIEFANLHQQREEDWMAKVQENEEKRLQLQNMLTQRLEKMLQQREDLEQVRRELYEEEQAEIHMRKLKEEAEEKLRKQKELKQNFIEQMALKELVQQAAKEEEEIFRKAMLAKLAEDDRIELMNAQKQRMKQLEHKRAVEKLIEERRKQFLADKQRELEEWQLQQRRQGCINAIIEEERLKLLKEHATNLLGYLPKGVFKKEDDIEMLGEEFRKAYQKRSEEK; encoded by the exons ATG GATTCCAAAAGAAGAATGAGCTTCAGTGAAAGGCACCAGAATTTAGTAGATAAAAACCTTAGCAAACAATTCCATGTTGAGTCACTAAAAAAGATAGGTAATCAAGTCAGGAGTCAAATGGTGCAGAATGAAAATGAAGCCCGTGCTGAGCACAAGAGATTCCTCAGATTATTACAAAATGAACAACATGAGTTAGATATGGAAGAGGCCATTCAAAAG gcagaagaaaacaaaagattgaAGGAACTCCAGcgtgaacaagaagaaaaactggCTGTGGAACTGGCAAGGCTAAAACATGCCAGTCTGAAGGACGAAAAGATGAGGCAGCAAGTGAGAGAAAACAG tatcgAGCTCAGAGAActggagaagaaattaaaagcagccTACATGAATAAAGAAAGGGCAGCTCAGATTGCTGAAAAGGATGCCATTAAATATGAACAAATG AAACGTGATGCTGAAATAGCCCAGACCATGATGGCAGAACACGAGAGAATCGTGAAGGAAGAGAGTGCTGCAGAAGACAGGCGGAATAAAGTGAAAACACAGTACAGTCTTGACCTAGAGAAACAACttgaagaacaagagaaaaaaaagcaggaagCTTATGAACAGTTATTGAAAGAGAAACTCATGATTGATGAAATTGTCAGGAAAATCTATGAAGAAGATCAATT AGAAAGACAACAagagttagaaaaaaagaatgcaactCGAAGGTATATAGAAGAGTTTCAGAAAGAGCAGGCtctctggagaaaaaagaaacgtgaggaaatggaagaagaaaacagaaaaatcatagAGTTTGCCAACTTGCATCAACAAAGAGAAGAAGATTGGATGGCGAAAgtgcaagaaaatgaagaaaaaaggctACAGCTTCAGAATATG ttGACACAGAGATTGGAAAAAATGCTGCAGCAACGTGAAGATTTGGAACAAGTGAGACGAGAATTATATGAGGAAGAACAAGCTGAaatacatatgaggaaactgaaa gAAGAAGCAGAGGAGAAATTGAGAAAGCAGAAAGAGTTGAAGCAAAATTTTATAGAACAAATGGCCTTGAAGGAACTGGTACAACAGGCtgcaaaggaggaagaggagatcTTTAGAAAGGCTATGTTAGCGAAACTCGCCGAGGACGATCGCATAGAGTTAATGAATGCTCAGAAGCAAAGAATGAAGCAACTGGAACACAAGAGGGCTGTGGAAAAACTTATTGAAGAGCGCCGCAAACAGTTCCTTGCAGACAAA CAACGTGAACTGGAAGAATGGCAGCTGCAGCAAAGAAGACAGGGATGTATTAATGCAATTATTGAAGAAGAAAGATTAAAACTGCTCAAAGAACATGCTACGAACTTACTAGGATATCTCCCTAAA GGTGTAttcaaaaaagaagatgatattGAAATGCTTGGTGAAGAGTTTAGGAAAGCATATCAGAAAAGGAGTGAAGAAAAGTGA